The Streptomyces sp. NL15-2K genome contains a region encoding:
- a CDS encoding discoidin domain-containing protein, which yields MSSYGLGRRQFLATAVGVAAAWTQISGNAIAAPQLKQASRDNSVRVWLTDVSAGKWVAGQDDVLFKARRTANPLTIKIDDSVKYQKVQGFGAAMTDSSAWLIDKLSPAERTKLMKELFDPSKGIGLSLLRSPMGATDFNASGNYSYNDMPAGQTDPTLSNFSIQHDVPYIIPALRQALSLNPSIKVMANPWSPPGWMKTSDSMIGGTLKSEYTSALADYFVKFIQAYGEAGVPISYISPQNEPMGTPTWPGMFLSAYQEADLIQEIGKAFEANGISTKILAWDHNWDVPSYPETIFSDPAASKYTAGTGWHIYSGNPNYQTLVHNDYPSKETFITEATGGVWQDSDQTAFSEALGTWIINGTRNWANGVMLWNIALDPDRGPLNSDTAGIPMLRGLLTIDPADGRVTYNVDYHALAHASRFVKPGARRIYSNTFGEGSIENVAFQNPDGSKVLIAHNSGSAAKTFSVADGTHSFDYTLNAGDAVTFTYSGPAQSGRTPAATKVSDPTHDFTFKSASGPVTVTYDPALLLYQNSIRTGNKLVTYSLPIGASVQTTGRALSRSKWTATASAQPDWGVAANAIDGDINTRWSLGHGTTSGDWFQIDLGSPTSFNKIVFDTGVNNSFDYVTKYQIYVSNDGVDWGSAIASGSGGIGKIAVTLPTRTAQYIRIVSTAPSGFWWAIGDIEVYGSAHGTGSITAPAAIPNGLQLKNWTSKEGEQVTVAFNGTTDSKSFKISTDGSYTYTLPSGTSAMFTTKKLSSFPSPTFSDFKPERGMPRSKFTIRGSGFGDAQGLGTAYFGSSYAEIDTWSDTSISAYVPRGLPAGKVTVSVKGASGADAGGSSFDVIDLGPALPRTGWTAKASDASQWDAPGNMLDGNSDTRYSSGTGQYDGLWIQVDMGQTQIFSKIVLDVGGSVSDYARSADVYVSMDGTDWTKVSSVADGQRVHLISFPTQTARYIKVVNTGNVARSWWSVAEFNAYN from the coding sequence ATGAGCTCATACGGTCTCGGACGACGCCAGTTCCTGGCCACCGCAGTCGGTGTCGCCGCCGCCTGGACCCAGATTTCCGGGAACGCCATCGCCGCCCCGCAGCTGAAGCAAGCCTCACGTGACAATTCCGTCCGTGTGTGGCTGACGGACGTATCGGCCGGCAAGTGGGTCGCCGGTCAGGACGATGTGCTGTTCAAGGCGAGGAGAACGGCCAACCCGCTGACGATCAAGATCGACGACAGCGTCAAGTACCAGAAGGTCCAAGGCTTCGGCGCGGCCATGACCGACTCCTCCGCCTGGCTCATCGACAAGCTGTCCCCTGCCGAGCGGACCAAGCTGATGAAGGAGCTGTTCGATCCCTCGAAGGGAATCGGCCTCAGCCTGCTCCGCTCGCCGATGGGCGCCACGGATTTCAACGCGTCCGGGAACTACTCCTACAACGACATGCCCGCGGGCCAAACGGACCCGACGCTGTCCAACTTCTCCATCCAGCATGACGTGCCGTACATCATTCCGGCCTTGCGGCAGGCTCTCTCGCTCAACCCGTCCATCAAGGTCATGGCCAACCCGTGGAGCCCACCAGGCTGGATGAAGACCTCCGACTCCATGATCGGAGGCACTCTCAAGAGCGAGTACACCTCCGCGCTCGCCGACTACTTCGTCAAGTTCATCCAAGCCTATGGCGAAGCCGGCGTGCCCATCTCCTACATTTCCCCGCAGAACGAACCCATGGGTACGCCCACCTGGCCCGGGATGTTCCTGTCCGCGTATCAGGAAGCCGATTTGATTCAGGAGATCGGCAAGGCGTTCGAAGCCAACGGAATCTCCACGAAGATCCTGGCTTGGGACCACAACTGGGACGTGCCCTCGTATCCGGAGACGATTTTCAGCGACCCCGCAGCCTCCAAGTACACCGCGGGAACCGGGTGGCACATCTACAGCGGCAACCCGAACTACCAGACGCTGGTCCACAACGACTACCCGAGCAAGGAAACGTTCATCACGGAAGCCACCGGAGGCGTTTGGCAGGACAGCGACCAGACAGCGTTCAGCGAAGCACTGGGTACGTGGATCATCAACGGAACGCGCAACTGGGCGAACGGGGTGATGCTGTGGAACATCGCACTCGACCCCGATCGGGGCCCGCTCAACAGCGACACGGCCGGCATACCCATGCTGCGGGGGTTGCTCACGATCGACCCGGCCGACGGGCGGGTGACCTACAACGTGGACTACCACGCCCTCGCTCACGCCAGCAGGTTCGTCAAGCCCGGAGCACGCCGGATCTACTCGAACACCTTCGGGGAAGGCAGCATAGAGAACGTCGCGTTCCAGAACCCGGACGGATCGAAGGTCCTGATCGCGCACAACTCGGGCAGCGCGGCGAAGACCTTCAGCGTCGCGGACGGGACCCACTCGTTCGACTACACCCTGAACGCCGGCGACGCCGTCACCTTCACGTACTCCGGGCCTGCGCAGAGCGGCCGTACCCCCGCAGCGACCAAGGTCTCGGACCCGACACACGACTTCACGTTCAAGTCGGCATCCGGCCCGGTCACCGTCACGTACGACCCGGCACTGCTGCTCTACCAGAACTCCATCCGTACCGGAAACAAGCTGGTCACGTACTCCCTTCCGATCGGAGCTTCCGTCCAGACGACCGGAAGGGCGCTGAGCCGTAGCAAATGGACCGCCACGGCTTCCGCGCAGCCGGATTGGGGTGTGGCCGCGAACGCGATCGACGGCGACATCAACACCAGGTGGAGTCTCGGGCACGGGACGACGAGCGGCGACTGGTTCCAGATCGACCTGGGGAGCCCCACGAGCTTCAACAAAATCGTCTTCGACACCGGCGTGAACAATTCTTTCGACTACGTCACCAAGTATCAGATCTACGTTTCGAACGACGGAGTCGATTGGGGCAGCGCGATTGCGAGCGGCAGCGGGGGCATTGGCAAGATAGCCGTCACGTTGCCGACCCGAACGGCACAGTACATTCGCATCGTCAGTACTGCGCCATCCGGTTTCTGGTGGGCCATCGGCGACATCGAGGTGTACGGGTCTGCGCATGGAACCGGATCGATCACAGCTCCGGCAGCGATACCGAACGGCCTCCAGCTGAAGAACTGGACCAGCAAGGAAGGGGAGCAGGTCACCGTAGCATTCAACGGGACCACCGACAGCAAGAGTTTCAAGATATCCACCGACGGCTCGTACACCTATACGCTGCCGAGCGGGACTTCGGCGATGTTCACGACCAAGAAGCTGTCGAGCTTCCCGTCGCCGACCTTCAGCGATTTCAAGCCGGAACGAGGCATGCCGCGCTCCAAGTTCACGATCCGCGGTTCTGGTTTCGGTGATGCACAGGGGCTGGGTACGGCGTATTTCGGATCGAGCTATGCCGAAATAGACACCTGGTCGGACACGAGCATCAGCGCCTACGTCCCGAGGGGGCTTCCAGCGGGGAAGGTCACGGTTTCCGTGAAGGGGGCCAGCGGAGCAGACGCAGGTGGATCATCGTTCGACGTCATAGATCTTGGTCCTGCGCTGCCGCGGACGGGCTGGACCGCAAAGGCTTCGGACGCAAGCCAGTGGGATGCGCCCGGAAACATGCTCGACGGTAATTCCGACACTCGGTACAGCTCCGGAACAGGGCAGTACGACGGCCTCTGGATCCAAGTGGACATGGGACAAACGCAGATCTTCAGCAAGATCGTTTTGGATGTCGGCGGCAGTGTCAGCGACTATGCGCGAAGCGCAGACGTATACGTATCCATGGACGGAACCGACTGGACCAAGGTTTCTTCCGTAGCGGACGGCCAACGAGTCCACCTGATTTCCTTCCCGACGCAAACAGCTCGCTACATCAAGGTCGTCAATACCGGAAACGTTGCGCGTAGCTGGTGGTCAGTCGCAGAATTCAACGCCTACAACTGA
- a CDS encoding carbohydrate ABC transporter permease: MSTLSTLRTPQPGTDRALRRRRIRQNWGQPWLYLPLAGALLLMIAPFLWMLSGSFKPEADIRRVPPVLIPTAPTTANYGELFSTLDFTSMFANSVIVALAVTAGNLIFCSMLGYALAKLEFRGQRAVFLLVMGTLMIPGLVTFVPLYVLVANMQLTGSLLGLILPFLATPFGVFLMRQFISTLPDELIDAARVDGCRELAIFAKIILPLTKPALATLGIITFLGSWNNFLWPLVVAQNESQYTLPVGLALASSGQSFTRFGILLAGAMVVLLPVMIVFLLFQRQFVAGIATTGLK, from the coding sequence ATGAGCACCCTCTCCACTCTCCGAACGCCACAACCGGGCACGGACCGCGCCCTGAGGCGCCGCCGCATCCGCCAGAACTGGGGCCAGCCCTGGCTGTACCTACCGCTCGCCGGCGCCCTGCTGCTGATGATCGCGCCGTTCCTGTGGATGCTGTCCGGGTCGTTCAAGCCCGAGGCCGACATCCGCAGGGTCCCGCCCGTCCTGATACCCACGGCGCCCACGACCGCCAACTACGGCGAGCTGTTCAGCACGCTCGACTTCACGAGCATGTTCGCCAACTCCGTGATCGTGGCCCTCGCCGTCACCGCGGGCAACCTCATCTTCTGCTCGATGCTCGGATACGCCCTGGCCAAGCTGGAGTTCCGCGGGCAGCGCGCCGTTTTCCTGCTGGTCATGGGGACGCTCATGATCCCCGGCCTGGTCACCTTCGTCCCGCTGTACGTGCTGGTGGCCAACATGCAGCTGACCGGCTCCTTGCTCGGGCTGATCCTGCCGTTCCTGGCCACGCCCTTCGGGGTGTTCCTGATGCGGCAGTTCATCTCCACCCTGCCCGACGAACTCATCGACGCCGCCCGCGTCGACGGCTGCCGCGAACTGGCCATCTTCGCGAAGATCATCCTGCCGTTGACCAAACCGGCCCTCGCCACGCTGGGGATCATCACCTTCCTCGGCTCCTGGAACAACTTCCTGTGGCCCCTGGTCGTGGCCCAGAACGAGAGCCAGTACACCCTCCCCGTCGGACTCGCCCTGGCCAGCAGCGGACAGTCCTTCACCCGCTTCGGCATCCTGCTCGCCGGCGCCATGGTCGTCCTGCTGCCGGTGATGATCGTGTTCCTCCTCTTCCAGCGCCAGTTCGTGGCCGGTATCGCCACGACCGGCCTGAAGTGA
- a CDS encoding extracellular solute-binding protein: MRITTRHAVRTVQTLCVTVTAALLATGCGRSEDSGPGNDAPAEIGAGKAKGTVVMWSMGDPDDDLKELAKKFEQENPDADVKITAVPWDGAHDKLTTAIAGGNTPDMSMVGSTWMAEMAALNGFQATPTSIKSSDFYPGQWDTTKYKNTPYGVPFIADTQAVYYRTDLTAKAGIKGALAGDWDGYLKDLKAIQATAGKENPKLRHASGLVMGFNSWIFWLPMVWRQGGDIYDSKTGKFTFDTPEVAKALENYASVPKQGLAPTDRADNVQEFQDGLTAVYQEGAWAGGTFHKDSPQLDGKWKTMPMPYTKQPAGFAGGTDLAVFKEAKNPDAAWKFAQFLTEPANLATYSKATGSLPPSPQAWTEGKLTEDENMKAFAEQLEVSKAPPAITTWQQIADTIDSELEKLTLGKATVAEVQKTLQSKATSIGTGR, from the coding sequence ATGCGTATCACCACCCGTCACGCCGTCAGAACCGTCCAGACCCTGTGCGTCACCGTCACGGCAGCCCTACTGGCCACCGGCTGCGGCCGGAGCGAGGATTCCGGCCCCGGCAACGATGCCCCCGCCGAGATCGGCGCGGGCAAGGCCAAGGGGACGGTGGTCATGTGGTCCATGGGCGACCCCGACGACGACCTGAAGGAGCTGGCCAAGAAGTTCGAGCAGGAGAACCCGGACGCAGACGTCAAGATCACCGCGGTCCCGTGGGACGGCGCCCACGACAAGCTGACCACCGCGATAGCCGGCGGCAACACACCGGACATGTCCATGGTGGGCAGCACCTGGATGGCCGAGATGGCCGCCTTGAACGGCTTCCAGGCCACCCCGACATCGATCAAGTCGTCGGACTTCTACCCCGGTCAGTGGGACACCACCAAGTACAAGAACACCCCCTACGGCGTCCCGTTCATCGCCGACACCCAAGCGGTCTACTACCGGACCGATCTCACGGCCAAGGCCGGTATCAAGGGCGCCCTGGCCGGCGACTGGGACGGATACCTGAAGGACCTCAAGGCCATCCAGGCCACCGCCGGCAAGGAGAACCCCAAGCTGCGCCACGCCAGCGGGCTGGTGATGGGCTTCAACTCCTGGATCTTCTGGCTGCCGATGGTCTGGCGGCAGGGCGGTGACATCTACGACTCCAAGACCGGAAAGTTCACCTTCGACACGCCCGAGGTCGCCAAGGCGCTGGAGAACTACGCAAGCGTTCCGAAGCAGGGCCTGGCGCCGACCGACAGGGCGGACAACGTGCAGGAGTTCCAGGACGGGCTGACCGCCGTCTACCAGGAGGGCGCGTGGGCCGGCGGCACCTTCCACAAGGACTCCCCGCAGCTGGACGGCAAGTGGAAGACCATGCCGATGCCGTACACCAAGCAACCCGCCGGGTTCGCCGGCGGCACCGACCTGGCGGTGTTCAAGGAGGCCAAGAACCCCGACGCGGCATGGAAGTTCGCCCAGTTCCTGACCGAGCCCGCCAACCTCGCGACCTATTCCAAGGCCACCGGCAGCCTGCCTCCTTCGCCCCAGGCGTGGACCGAGGGGAAGCTGACCGAGGACGAGAACATGAAGGCGTTCGCCGAGCAGCTCGAGGTCAGCAAGGCGCCGCCCGCCATCACGACCTGGCAGCAGATCGCCGACACCATCGACTCCGAACTGGAGAAGCTGACCCTCGGCAAGGCCACCGTCGCCGAGGTGCAGAAGACGCTGCAGTCCAAGGCCACCAGCATCGGCACCGGCCGCTGA
- a CDS encoding glycoside hydrolase family 3 N-terminal domain-containing protein — protein sequence MGQPVHSAVYLDPEASVEARTDDLLSRMTLPEKVGQLLMLDGQHGDLADIVSAKLAGSVLHVSPELMPQAMELARQTRLGIPLLTADDGIHGHSFWPGATIFPTQLAMACSWDASLLHRVARAAATEIAATGIHGTFSPVLCITRDLRWGRINETFGEDPFLIGELGAAMVRGYQGESLSDPTGVLAYAKHFAGYSETLGGRDASEAELSPRKLRSWFLPPFEQAVRAGCRGFMLGYQSIDGVPITANEWLINDVLKGEWGFTGTLVTDWDNVGRMVYDQRTCADYAEAAAVAVSSGNDLIMATPQFFEGAQEAVARGLVEEKQIDDAVRRVLRLKFELGLFEDPRTPDPERQARVIGCREHADLNLETARRSLVLLRNEGILPLEGGLTPEGTGRAVSQGTPRTIAVIGPNADSTEAMLGDWAGATGQVPWMPEGHPRESVETVLDGLRAVAPAEWTITYARGADIASPDQDTGWSTGPDGQPQPPVFAPAPVDQAQLREAIAAAEAADYAVVVVGDTIDLTGEVRSTATLDLQGSQIALLDAVAATGTPMIVVLAQSKPSTLPDSALNAAALIEAFNPGMRGGRAIAELLLGLTEPSGRLPLSFARHVGQQPVFYNQVRGQHGNRYADLTQDPMFAFGEGLSYTTVTYSDLVVHDLDVPADGTVDATVRLTNTGSRPALETVQAYISDLTTSVTWAEQELKAFTQVEIPPGESLDVHIGVPAVQCSLVTADNRRVVEPGEFALRVGPSSRREQQLSAGFRIRT from the coding sequence GTGGGACAGCCGGTCCACTCTGCCGTGTACCTGGATCCGGAAGCGTCCGTGGAAGCGAGAACCGACGACTTGCTGTCCCGGATGACCCTGCCGGAGAAGGTCGGGCAGTTGCTGATGCTCGACGGACAACACGGGGACCTGGCGGACATCGTGTCGGCCAAGCTGGCCGGATCGGTCCTGCATGTGTCGCCCGAGCTGATGCCGCAGGCCATGGAACTGGCCCGGCAGACACGTCTCGGCATTCCGCTGCTGACCGCCGACGACGGCATCCACGGTCACTCGTTCTGGCCGGGGGCGACCATCTTCCCGACCCAGCTGGCCATGGCCTGCTCCTGGGATGCCTCCCTGCTCCACCGGGTCGCCCGTGCGGCCGCGACCGAGATCGCGGCGACCGGAATCCACGGGACGTTCTCCCCGGTGCTGTGTATCACCCGGGACCTGCGCTGGGGCCGGATCAACGAGACGTTCGGCGAGGACCCGTTCCTGATCGGTGAACTCGGGGCGGCGATGGTGCGGGGCTATCAGGGTGAGAGCCTCAGCGACCCGACAGGCGTGCTGGCGTACGCCAAGCATTTCGCGGGCTACTCCGAAACCCTGGGCGGGCGCGACGCGAGCGAAGCCGAACTCAGCCCGCGCAAGCTGCGCTCATGGTTCCTGCCCCCCTTCGAGCAGGCGGTACGTGCCGGCTGCCGCGGCTTCATGCTCGGCTACCAGTCCATCGACGGGGTGCCCATCACCGCGAACGAGTGGCTGATCAACGACGTGCTCAAGGGCGAGTGGGGCTTCACCGGGACGCTGGTGACCGATTGGGACAACGTCGGCCGGATGGTCTACGACCAGCGGACCTGCGCCGACTACGCCGAGGCGGCGGCGGTCGCCGTCTCCTCCGGCAATGACCTCATCATGGCCACGCCGCAGTTCTTCGAGGGCGCGCAGGAGGCAGTCGCGCGCGGCCTGGTCGAGGAAAAACAGATCGATGACGCGGTACGGCGGGTTCTGCGGCTGAAGTTCGAGCTCGGGCTCTTCGAGGACCCGCGCACTCCTGACCCCGAGCGGCAGGCGCGGGTGATCGGCTGCCGCGAACACGCCGACCTCAACCTTGAGACCGCCCGACGCTCCCTGGTGCTGCTGCGCAACGAGGGCATCCTGCCCCTCGAAGGCGGGCTGACCCCGGAGGGAACGGGTCGCGCCGTGAGCCAGGGTACGCCGCGGACGATCGCGGTCATCGGCCCCAACGCCGACAGCACGGAGGCCATGCTCGGCGACTGGGCGGGCGCCACCGGCCAGGTCCCATGGATGCCCGAAGGACATCCACGCGAGTCGGTGGAGACGGTGCTCGACGGCCTTCGCGCCGTCGCACCCGCCGAGTGGACCATCACGTACGCCCGCGGTGCCGACATCGCGAGCCCCGACCAGGACACCGGGTGGTCCACCGGGCCCGACGGCCAACCGCAGCCGCCCGTTTTCGCCCCCGCCCCGGTCGACCAGGCACAACTTCGGGAGGCCATCGCCGCCGCAGAGGCCGCCGACTACGCCGTCGTGGTCGTGGGGGACACCATCGACCTCACCGGCGAGGTGCGTTCCACGGCCACGCTCGACCTCCAGGGAAGTCAGATCGCACTGCTGGACGCGGTCGCCGCCACCGGAACACCGATGATCGTCGTACTCGCTCAGTCCAAGCCGAGTACCCTCCCGGACTCGGCACTGAACGCGGCGGCACTCATCGAGGCGTTCAACCCGGGCATGCGCGGCGGCCGCGCCATCGCCGAACTCCTCCTCGGACTCACCGAACCCAGCGGCCGACTCCCACTCTCCTTCGCACGCCACGTCGGACAGCAACCGGTCTTCTACAACCAGGTGCGAGGCCAGCACGGGAACCGCTACGCGGACCTCACCCAGGACCCGATGTTCGCGTTCGGCGAGGGCCTCTCCTACACCACCGTCACCTACTCCGACCTTGTCGTGCACGACCTCGACGTCCCCGCCGACGGCACCGTCGACGCCACCGTACGACTCACCAACACAGGCAGCCGTCCGGCCCTGGAAACGGTCCAGGCATACATCAGCGACCTGACCACCAGCGTCACCTGGGCCGAGCAGGAGCTGAAGGCGTTCACCCAGGTCGAAATCCCTCCCGGCGAAAGCCTGGACGTCCACATCGGCGTCCCTGCCGTGCAGTGCTCACTCGTCACAGCCGACAACCGCCGAGTGGTCGAACCAGGTGAGTTCGCACTCCGCGTCGGCCCCAGCTCACGACGGGAGCAGCAGCTGAGCGCAGGATTCCGCATCCGGACTTGA
- a CDS encoding sugar ABC transporter permease, producing the protein MSTKTLPERGDTHEQGTARPEQNPGHRRFAVRGTARGRQARAAWMLAAPFLALFAAFMLLPVVWSLLMGLTDTKSSDLRTPLNVSFVGFDNYVRLFEDPQFFTALRNTAVFVLVALPLTLAAGLAAAVALDRGIRRFRAVFRVGFYLPVITSIVAVAVVWKTLLEPRAGLVNLVLGWFGIDGPAWLADTRFALPVMIVMAVWRNLGTVMIIMLAGLQSVPQSLMEAAELDGAGAWQRFWRVTFPLLRPALLLTAVTTGIGYLQFFDEPFVMTDGGPLDSTLSATLYAYKQFGNGNYEMASAAGYVIFVLIVALTVLQFRVLRDKD; encoded by the coding sequence ATGTCCACGAAAACGCTCCCCGAGCGGGGCGACACCCACGAGCAGGGCACCGCACGGCCGGAACAGAACCCCGGTCACCGGCGCTTCGCGGTCCGGGGCACGGCGCGCGGCAGGCAGGCCCGGGCCGCCTGGATGCTCGCCGCCCCGTTCCTCGCGCTGTTCGCGGCCTTCATGCTGCTGCCGGTGGTGTGGTCGCTGCTGATGGGCCTGACCGACACCAAGAGTTCGGACCTGCGTACGCCGCTGAACGTGTCGTTCGTCGGCTTCGACAACTACGTACGCCTCTTTGAGGACCCGCAGTTTTTCACGGCCCTGCGCAACACGGCCGTGTTCGTCCTGGTGGCCCTGCCCCTGACCCTGGCCGCCGGGCTCGCGGCGGCGGTTGCCCTCGACCGGGGCATCCGCCGCTTCCGGGCCGTCTTCCGGGTCGGCTTCTACCTGCCGGTGATCACCAGCATCGTGGCCGTCGCCGTGGTGTGGAAGACGCTCCTGGAACCTCGCGCGGGACTGGTGAACCTCGTCCTGGGCTGGTTCGGGATCGACGGTCCGGCCTGGCTGGCCGACACCCGCTTCGCCCTGCCCGTCATGATCGTGATGGCGGTGTGGCGCAACCTCGGCACCGTCATGATCATCATGCTGGCGGGTCTGCAGTCCGTCCCCCAGTCCCTGATGGAAGCGGCCGAACTCGACGGCGCCGGGGCATGGCAGCGGTTCTGGCGGGTCACCTTCCCGCTCCTGCGGCCGGCCCTGCTGCTGACCGCCGTGACCACGGGCATCGGCTATCTGCAGTTCTTCGACGAGCCGTTCGTCATGACCGACGGCGGACCGCTGGACTCCACGCTGTCGGCGACGTTGTACGCCTACAAACAGTTCGGCAACGGCAACTACGAGATGGCGTCGGCCGCCGGCTACGTCATCTTCGTCCTCATCGTCGCGCTGACCGTGCTGCAGTTCCGCGTGCTGCGAGACAAGGACTGA
- a CDS encoding LacI family DNA-binding transcriptional regulator, whose product MREGRGGDMGVTIADVAARAGVSKTTVSRVLNAKGEISEDTVSKVREAISELGYVPSAGAVGLARGTTQMIGMLVPDMAWVWAGIVQAVVETLETEGFGLRMLTVNGGEESLRRLGLQVAAKSFDGLLVIEPEGTLAAITELHEAGLPVVLIDDRFQRPGFPYVATTNREGGEQAARHLLDLGRRRPLVVTGPDEYGCTRERLGGFVDVYAQAGIELDPRSIIGGDFLFDTARSAVAQAVADGVEFDAVFGHNDPSAAGVLAALHEAGLRIPQDVAVVGFDDVELASYTYPALTTIRQPMREMGEAAARLLLDHVRRSPEAASSRIVPTSLVVRGSTLEPSSN is encoded by the coding sequence CTGCGTGAAGGGAGGGGAGGTGACATGGGAGTCACTATCGCCGACGTGGCCGCGCGGGCCGGGGTCAGCAAGACGACGGTCTCGCGGGTGCTGAATGCCAAGGGCGAGATCAGCGAGGACACCGTCTCGAAGGTCCGCGAGGCGATCTCGGAGCTCGGCTATGTGCCGAGCGCCGGGGCAGTGGGACTCGCACGCGGCACGACACAGATGATCGGCATGCTGGTCCCTGACATGGCCTGGGTCTGGGCCGGCATAGTGCAGGCGGTTGTCGAGACCCTGGAGACCGAGGGCTTCGGACTGCGCATGCTGACCGTGAACGGCGGTGAGGAGTCACTGCGCAGGCTGGGCCTGCAGGTCGCCGCCAAGTCGTTCGACGGTCTGCTGGTGATAGAGCCCGAGGGGACCCTGGCAGCCATCACGGAACTGCACGAAGCCGGACTGCCGGTGGTGCTGATCGACGACCGCTTCCAGCGGCCGGGATTCCCCTACGTGGCCACCACCAACCGGGAGGGCGGTGAGCAGGCGGCGCGCCACCTGCTGGACCTCGGCCGCCGTCGCCCGCTGGTGGTGACCGGTCCCGACGAGTACGGCTGCACCCGGGAACGGCTGGGCGGCTTCGTCGACGTCTATGCGCAGGCCGGGATCGAGCTCGACCCGCGCAGCATCATCGGCGGTGACTTCTTGTTCGACACAGCCCGGAGCGCGGTCGCGCAAGCCGTCGCGGACGGCGTGGAGTTCGACGCGGTCTTCGGGCACAACGACCCCTCGGCGGCCGGCGTGCTCGCGGCCTTGCACGAGGCCGGCCTGCGGATTCCGCAGGATGTCGCCGTGGTGGGGTTCGATGACGTCGAGCTGGCGTCGTACACCTATCCGGCGCTGACCACCATCCGCCAGCCGATGCGGGAAATGGGTGAGGCGGCGGCGCGTCTGCTGCTGGACCACGTGCGGAGATCGCCGGAGGCGGCCTCCTCGCGCATCGTTCCCACCAGCCTCGTGGTCCGTGGCTCGACGTTAGAGCCGAGCTCGAACTGA
- a CDS encoding glycoside hydrolase family 32 protein yields the protein MSTTPRDPHRPVAHLRPPRNWINDPNGLVFHDGHYHVCYQYNPYGATHANLHWGHFRSPDLLTWEPLPIALSPTPGGLDADGCFSGNAVSDGERLVAFYSAHREDRSPQHQPVTSAVSDDGGRSFHPRGELLIAELPEGCTMYRDPYVWQDGDGWRMLVGAALADGRAAALLYDSPDLETWTYRGPFAARRPEPIGGTDLLTGEGWECPQYLPAPDGPGALILSTWTEPTGPQSVAALIGEEHEGQFNAGPAVPADYGPDYYAPALLRAPGNRWLLWGWSWEARDEAWAVADGWAGVLTLPREIHVDDGGTLRQQPATELLALRGDHTIHAAGATHGPQPVELGSVGRAFDLTARLEQTAGNAGLRLLTTPDGSEYLDIRLDADAGELVVDRDHASLDPRARGGSHRMPCPADRAVDLRVVVDHSIAEVFLITTGQVLTLRFYPTGQSPWRLQARTAPGTRLGFAVDAWGLHPLVIKEPSTGVAESAPASP from the coding sequence GTGTCCACCACACCCCGCGATCCGCACCGCCCCGTGGCGCACCTGCGCCCGCCCCGCAACTGGATCAACGACCCCAACGGGCTGGTCTTCCATGACGGCCACTACCACGTGTGCTACCAGTACAACCCGTACGGCGCGACCCACGCGAACCTGCACTGGGGCCACTTCCGCAGCCCCGACCTGCTGACCTGGGAGCCGCTGCCGATCGCCCTGTCCCCAACCCCAGGTGGCCTGGACGCCGACGGCTGCTTCTCCGGCAACGCCGTCTCCGACGGCGAACGGCTGGTCGCCTTCTACTCCGCGCACCGCGAGGACCGCTCGCCCCAGCACCAGCCGGTCACCTCCGCCGTCTCCGACGACGGCGGCAGAAGCTTCCACCCGCGGGGCGAACTGCTCATCGCCGAGCTGCCCGAGGGCTGCACCATGTACCGCGACCCCTACGTCTGGCAGGACGGCGACGGCTGGCGGATGCTGGTCGGCGCCGCCCTCGCGGACGGCCGCGCCGCTGCTCTGCTCTACGACTCGCCCGATCTGGAGACCTGGACCTACCGGGGGCCCTTCGCGGCCCGCCGTCCGGAGCCCATCGGTGGTACCGACCTGCTTACCGGCGAGGGCTGGGAATGCCCCCAGTACCTCCCGGCACCCGACGGACCCGGCGCCCTCATCCTCAGCACATGGACCGAACCCACCGGCCCGCAGAGTGTCGCAGCCCTGATCGGCGAAGAACACGAGGGGCAGTTCAATGCCGGCCCGGCGGTGCCCGCCGACTATGGCCCCGACTACTACGCACCCGCCCTGCTGCGCGCACCGGGCAACCGGTGGCTGCTGTGGGGCTGGTCGTGGGAAGCCCGCGACGAAGCCTGGGCCGTCGCGGACGGATGGGCCGGGGTCCTCACCCTGCCCCGCGAGATCCATGTCGACGATGGCGGCACGCTGCGTCAGCAGCCCGCCACCGAGCTGCTCGCCCTGCGCGGCGACCACACCATCCACGCTGCAGGCGCGACGCACGGCCCGCAGCCGGTGGAACTCGGCAGCGTGGGCCGGGCCTTCGACCTGACGGCCCGCCTGGAGCAGACCGCTGGAAACGCCGGTCTGCGGCTGCTCACCACCCCGGACGGCTCCGAATACCTCGACATCCGCCTCGATGCCGACGCGGGCGAACTGGTCGTCGACCGTGACCACGCCTCACTGGACCCCCGGGCCCGCGGCGGTTCCCACCGGATGCCCTGCCCGGCAGACCGGGCTGTCGACCTGCGCGTCGTCGTCGACCACTCCATCGCCGAAGTCTTCCTGATCACCACCGGCCAGGTCCTCACCCTGCGCTTCTACCCCACAGGGCAGAGCCCGTGGCGACTTCAGGCCCGCACCGCCCCGGGTACGCGCCTCGGCTTCGCGGTCGACGCGTGGGGACTGCACCCGCTCGTGATCAAGGAGCCGAGCACCGGCGTCGCAGAGTCGGCGCCGGCGTCGCCGTAG